In the genome of Oceanispirochaeta sp. M1, one region contains:
- a CDS encoding energy-coupling factor transporter transmembrane protein EcfT — protein MSQNNFLSYKNRGSLLNRTYPFVKLIWVFMVALGLFLFKTPISGGIMFLLVLTMTLSAGKISIFEILRSGVIVFGLGFLLMLFHFFIDPGETVYSLGFLTITDYGLIQGPVFFFRLSVIVLSSFVLIWTTDTRDLMTSLVKVGMPYRYAFTVFLALRFLPLIQKEVEAVQSAHSIRGRTTGSGLGHRFKLWQRYVFTILINGLRKAEVTADALECRGFGYDSKRTYLKDVHFKARDLILPILTGMILTALIYMEHSSWRGMLGV, from the coding sequence ATGTCACAGAACAATTTTCTCAGCTATAAAAACAGAGGCTCCCTGCTCAACCGAACCTACCCCTTTGTCAAATTGATATGGGTTTTCATGGTCGCCCTAGGGCTGTTTCTCTTTAAGACACCAATCTCCGGAGGAATCATGTTCCTCCTTGTTCTCACAATGACTCTCAGTGCGGGAAAAATCAGTATTTTTGAAATTCTCCGCAGCGGAGTTATCGTATTCGGATTGGGATTTCTACTGATGCTCTTCCACTTCTTCATAGATCCGGGTGAAACAGTCTACTCCCTGGGATTCCTGACTATCACTGATTACGGCCTGATTCAGGGACCCGTATTCTTTTTCAGACTGTCTGTTATCGTATTATCCAGTTTCGTATTGATCTGGACCACAGACACAAGAGACCTGATGACATCTCTTGTAAAGGTCGGCATGCCCTACCGTTATGCATTCACCGTTTTCCTGGCCCTGAGATTTCTGCCCCTTATTCAGAAAGAGGTGGAAGCTGTTCAATCCGCCCACTCTATTCGAGGAAGAACAACAGGCTCAGGTCTGGGTCACCGATTCAAACTGTGGCAGCGATACGTTTTCACCATCCTGATAAACGGACTTCGCAAGGCGGAGGTAACAGCGGACGCTCTTGAATGCAGAGGCTTCGGTTATGACAGTAAAAGAACCTATCTGAAGGATGTTCATTTCAAGGCACGGGACCTTATCCTCCCCATACTTACCGGAATGATCCTGACTGCTCTGATCTATATGGAACACAGCAGCTGGAGAGGAATGCTGGGAGTCTGA
- a CDS encoding ABC transporter ATP-binding protein: protein MNESAVFQDVSYRYIEEDDPVLKNLNFSLQKGSFNILVGPGGSGKSTLCDLFNGRTPHLMGGKLDGKVLIEGKSTVDSEMKDLACKVGYVFQDPESMFATLSVEDEIAFGPENLLFEKERIQKSVDELLDITGIEEYRHNLVWNLSGGQIQKLGLASVLAMEPRIIILDEPTANLDPTATRQVHELILKLKNEGITILLVTRELDDFVSEADQILVLHDGNLIAQGEPYSLLLERGQEIESLGVWLPETVEIGLGLIKAGHSIPRIPITIDEILEELFRLKLVKEGTELSAPERTYLSENGEILIQGEDIKYSYGNDLYALKGISLEIRKGEMLAIVGRNGAGKSTLAKLLIGLNKCREGKLVLFGKKSVKWKVPDLANHISLVFQNPEHQFLTDTVADEIDYSLQSQGIFDSEKLKEERDKILNLLELHKVQEAHPFSLSAGNKRRLGVATMLVGDPKVLIVDEPTYGQDREMTQTLMNIMCDIQKRGVSVVMISHDMRLVEEYADRVAVFSEGLKHFDGIPTELFKTPEILDKANLQQTLLNQILRKLEDRGVIVNGHIPGTSAFLRLLDNCGNNQNSKEQS, encoded by the coding sequence ATGAATGAATCTGCTGTATTCCAGGATGTATCCTACAGATATATTGAAGAGGATGATCCTGTTCTTAAAAATCTCAACTTTTCACTTCAAAAAGGGAGCTTCAATATTCTCGTCGGTCCCGGAGGAAGTGGAAAGTCGACTCTCTGTGACCTGTTCAACGGCCGGACACCCCATCTGATGGGTGGAAAGCTTGATGGAAAAGTCCTGATAGAGGGGAAATCTACAGTAGATTCTGAAATGAAAGACCTGGCCTGCAAGGTGGGCTATGTCTTTCAGGACCCTGAATCCATGTTTGCCACACTTTCGGTGGAGGATGAAATTGCCTTTGGACCGGAAAATCTTCTCTTTGAAAAAGAGAGAATTCAAAAAAGTGTGGATGAACTCCTGGATATCACAGGAATCGAAGAGTACCGGCATAACCTGGTATGGAACCTTTCAGGGGGGCAGATCCAGAAACTGGGTCTTGCCTCCGTACTGGCCATGGAACCCAGAATCATAATTCTGGATGAACCCACCGCCAACCTCGATCCTACTGCAACACGTCAGGTTCATGAACTGATTCTGAAGCTGAAAAATGAAGGAATCACAATTCTTCTGGTAACCCGGGAGCTGGATGATTTTGTCTCTGAAGCGGACCAGATACTGGTTTTGCATGATGGAAATCTGATTGCTCAGGGAGAACCCTACAGCCTGCTCCTCGAAAGGGGGCAGGAAATTGAATCTCTGGGAGTATGGCTCCCCGAGACTGTAGAAATTGGTCTGGGACTTATCAAGGCAGGACACAGTATTCCCCGGATACCTATTACAATAGATGAGATACTGGAAGAACTGTTCCGCCTGAAGCTTGTAAAAGAAGGTACAGAACTGAGTGCACCTGAAAGAACGTATCTCAGCGAAAACGGTGAAATCCTGATACAGGGTGAAGATATAAAATACAGTTATGGAAATGATCTGTATGCTCTTAAAGGCATCTCTCTTGAGATCAGAAAAGGTGAAATGCTTGCTATCGTAGGCAGGAACGGTGCTGGAAAAAGTACTCTGGCCAAACTCCTGATCGGACTTAACAAATGCCGGGAGGGAAAGCTTGTACTCTTCGGGAAAAAGTCGGTCAAATGGAAGGTTCCCGATCTTGCCAACCATATATCACTTGTTTTTCAAAATCCGGAACATCAGTTCCTTACAGACACTGTAGCCGATGAAATTGATTACAGCCTCCAGTCACAGGGAATATTTGACTCGGAGAAACTCAAAGAAGAGAGAGACAAAATTCTTAATCTTCTGGAACTCCATAAGGTTCAGGAGGCCCACCCGTTCTCCCTGTCTGCGGGAAACAAACGGCGTCTTGGTGTAGCCACCATGCTGGTGGGAGACCCCAAGGTCCTCATAGTTGATGAACCCACATACGGACAGGACAGAGAGATGACTCAGACTCTGATGAATATCATGTGCGATATTCAGAAAAGAGGCGTTTCAGTGGTCATGATCAGCCACGATATGAGACTGGTTGAAGAGTATGCGGACAGAGTGGCTGTATTCAGTGAAGGACTCAAACATTTTGACGGCATTCCTACAGAACTATTTAAGACACCCGAGATTCTTGATAAGGCAAACCTGCAGCAGACCCTTCTGAACCAGATTTTAAGAAAACTGGAAGATCGCGGAGTAATAGTGAATGGACACATTCCCGGAACCTCAGCATTTCTTCGGCTTCTGGATAACTGCGGGAACAACCAGAATAGTAAGGAGCAGTCCTGA
- a CDS encoding ECF transporter S component: protein MVVYTIFNVAVLVVLGLIARFTDKNKVEKEVGGYSTQNLVIVAVLAAIAGVINTGVGNLWYLANTSLGPLGGALIQGMFMWAYILAVFIVRKPGVALIFGLIEASTEVLLGNAAGIGTLGWGISQGLAIEAILMFASYSRFGLITAIMAGIASSQFGTIWSSIFYGWDPAYSKDVWLAVPVNMISGAVFSGVLGYALANRLAKTGLLRSSRKK from the coding sequence ATGGTAGTTTATACGATTTTTAATGTGGCGGTTCTTGTTGTGCTGGGGCTTATTGCCCGTTTTACAGACAAGAACAAGGTGGAAAAGGAAGTAGGTGGATATTCTACACAGAATCTGGTGATCGTAGCAGTACTGGCAGCAATTGCCGGTGTTATCAACACAGGTGTCGGTAACCTCTGGTACCTTGCCAACACCTCCCTTGGTCCCCTGGGTGGTGCTCTGATTCAGGGTATGTTTATGTGGGCCTATATACTGGCTGTTTTTATTGTCCGCAAGCCCGGTGTTGCCCTGATTTTCGGTCTGATCGAAGCCTCTACAGAGGTTCTCCTGGGTAATGCAGCTGGAATCGGAACTCTGGGATGGGGAATCTCACAGGGTCTGGCTATTGAAGCCATCCTTATGTTTGCCTCCTACTCCCGTTTCGGTCTGATTACAGCAATCATGGCTGGTATTGCATCTTCTCAGTTCGGTACAATCTGGAGCTCCATTTTCTACGGCTGGGATCCTGCCTACTCAAAAGATGTATGGCTTGCCGTACCTGTAAACATGATCTCCGGAGCTGTTTTCAGCGGTGTTCTGGGTTATGCACTAGCCAACAGACTCGCTAAAACCGGACTTCTCCGCTCCTCAAGGAAAAAATAA
- a CDS encoding monomethylamine:corrinoid methyltransferase has protein sequence MIHNYLDITERARTGAPLSKEDWDFRIIEKVQALVDKYELTWDKQKITDNNPDLADRIFKAGKELILDTGVYALSRGRIIELSEEEIEEGIHKMNRPLVMGEGKDSCTLFPRDIQDTEPPTIWAGNPGVPTPEKIFKASVKSWAQEPLVDLITCGSLVDVDGVNVESGEVSELIASRRELSYLRQVREEVGRPGMGMLAAESSVTEIGDLAATHPDLLRPCDSHLVAMFNELMIDQGNMIRAANSQFYGMANASLATVMVGGLAGDAPGAAVVQVASFLAANIVCLADYHLCHPIHIRYVATSAPGCMWLQSIVCQAFARNAPAVIVCDVYPKSGALTKELLYEVAANSLAITLSGGHLEGVGSADGSRPNGTGLEVRLMAEVAHAAVRQEMTMEEGNKIILSLLKKYEHVLEMEGGNPGQSIEEAYDLVTVKPVPQWTALYEEVKAELREAGINF, from the coding sequence ATGATACACAACTATCTGGATATTACAGAACGGGCCCGCACAGGTGCTCCCCTTTCCAAAGAGGACTGGGACTTCAGAATTATCGAAAAAGTACAGGCTCTCGTAGATAAATACGAACTGACCTGGGATAAACAAAAAATCACCGACAATAATCCCGATCTGGCTGACAGAATATTTAAAGCGGGTAAAGAATTGATTCTTGATACGGGGGTTTATGCCCTGAGTCGCGGAAGAATTATTGAACTGAGTGAAGAAGAGATTGAAGAGGGGATTCACAAGATGAACCGCCCTCTTGTTATGGGAGAGGGAAAAGATTCATGCACCCTGTTTCCCAGAGATATTCAGGATACCGAACCGCCGACGATCTGGGCGGGAAATCCGGGTGTCCCCACTCCTGAAAAGATATTTAAAGCCTCTGTAAAAAGCTGGGCACAGGAACCTCTGGTGGATCTGATCACCTGCGGTTCCCTTGTGGATGTGGACGGAGTCAATGTTGAATCCGGAGAAGTCAGTGAACTGATTGCCTCCAGAAGAGAACTCTCCTACCTCAGACAGGTGAGAGAAGAGGTAGGCCGTCCCGGAATGGGGATGCTGGCTGCCGAGAGCAGTGTAACTGAGATTGGAGATCTGGCGGCAACCCACCCCGACCTGCTTCGCCCCTGCGACTCCCACCTGGTTGCCATGTTCAATGAGCTGATGATTGATCAGGGAAATATGATCCGCGCTGCAAACTCCCAGTTCTACGGAATGGCCAACGCCTCTCTGGCAACAGTCATGGTCGGAGGACTGGCTGGAGATGCTCCCGGAGCGGCAGTTGTACAGGTAGCCTCCTTCCTGGCGGCCAATATTGTCTGTCTGGCTGACTATCACCTCTGTCACCCCATACATATCCGTTATGTGGCCACCTCGGCTCCGGGGTGTATGTGGCTTCAGAGCATCGTCTGTCAGGCCTTTGCCAGAAATGCTCCTGCGGTAATTGTCTGCGATGTTTACCCCAAGAGCGGTGCTCTGACAAAGGAACTTCTCTATGAAGTGGCAGCCAACTCTCTGGCTATAACCTTAAGCGGCGGTCACCTTGAAGGTGTAGGCTCTGCCGACGGCAGCAGACCCAATGGAACAGGTCTGGAAGTACGCCTTATGGCCGAAGTAGCCCATGCGGCTGTCCGTCAGGAGATGACAATGGAAGAGGGGAACAAGATAATTCTCTCACTCCTGAAAAAATATGAGCATGTTCTGGAGATGGAAGGCGGAAATCCCGGTCAGTCCATTGAAGAAGCCTATGACCTGGTTACAGTTAAACCTGTTCCACAGTGGACGGCACTCTATGAAGAGGTAAAAGCAGAACTCCGGGAAGCCGGAATCAATTTTTAA
- a CDS encoding class I SAM-dependent methyltransferase, whose protein sequence is MDDLQLIVDFHVDGERQGPGSHEETGKALKLSGIQPSEELKIADIGCGCGAQTLDLAKLTYGKVVAVDLFPEFLNEVKHKADEMGVSDRINTLQCSMENLPFEEESLDIIWSEGAIYNMGFQKGLQAWNKFLKPGGIIGVTEITWLKDKRPEELEEFWAGEYSEMHTEDVKREQMKQSGFELIGSFTISEESWENNYYAPMLKRIPDFLSRHKADEKAKELVREEKNEIELYHRYKDYYGYVFYIGRKI, encoded by the coding sequence ATGGATGATCTACAACTTATAGTTGATTTCCACGTAGACGGAGAACGTCAGGGACCCGGAAGCCATGAGGAGACTGGAAAGGCCCTCAAGCTCAGTGGAATTCAACCTTCTGAAGAACTCAAGATAGCCGATATAGGCTGCGGGTGCGGAGCACAGACTCTGGACCTGGCAAAACTGACTTACGGCAAGGTAGTTGCTGTAGACCTATTTCCCGAATTTTTAAACGAAGTCAAACATAAAGCCGACGAAATGGGAGTCTCCGACAGAATCAACACCCTTCAATGTTCCATGGAGAACCTCCCTTTTGAGGAAGAGTCCCTTGATATTATCTGGTCGGAAGGTGCCATCTACAACATGGGTTTTCAGAAAGGACTGCAGGCATGGAACAAATTCCTGAAACCCGGTGGAATCATCGGAGTTACTGAAATAACCTGGCTGAAGGATAAACGTCCGGAAGAACTGGAAGAGTTCTGGGCCGGGGAATACTCGGAAATGCACACTGAAGATGTGAAACGGGAACAGATGAAGCAGAGTGGATTTGAACTGATCGGCAGTTTCACCATCTCTGAAGAGAGCTGGGAGAACAACTATTATGCTCCCATGCTGAAAAGAATTCCCGATTTCCTCAGCCGTCACAAGGCCGATGAAAAAGCGAAAGAACTGGTCAGGGAAGAAAAAAATGAAATTGAGTTATACCACAGATACAAGGACTACTACGGCTATGTATTTTATATAGGCCGAAAAATCTAA
- a CDS encoding DUF1697 domain-containing protein: protein MIEAEVTQMLYTAFLRGINVGGHRKIKMADLRSHLENRGCTRVKTYIQSGNIVFEADENTMTGKRLENLLLEHYGFEVSIVLLPSQELKQILISFPFGENHPDTAGNKTVFTFIDSAKGSSAEEINKLKEFASSSEKLVYSKQGYWLHCPEGYGKTKLSNALIEKKLGKSATTRNLRTLKAMVLMTEET, encoded by the coding sequence ATGATTGAAGCAGAGGTGACACAGATGCTTTATACAGCCTTTTTGAGAGGAATCAATGTTGGGGGGCATAGGAAAATAAAGATGGCCGACCTTAGAAGCCATCTGGAAAATCGGGGTTGTACGAGGGTAAAAACATATATTCAAAGCGGTAATATTGTGTTTGAAGCTGATGAAAACACCATGACAGGCAAAAGACTGGAAAACCTGCTCCTTGAGCATTATGGATTTGAGGTTTCTATCGTTCTACTGCCATCCCAGGAGCTTAAACAGATACTCATAAGTTTTCCATTTGGAGAAAACCATCCCGACACAGCCGGAAACAAAACCGTATTCACCTTTATTGATTCAGCTAAAGGCAGCAGTGCAGAAGAGATAAATAAACTGAAAGAATTTGCCAGCAGCTCCGAGAAATTAGTATATTCAAAACAGGGATACTGGCTCCACTGCCCCGAAGGATATGGTAAAACTAAACTGTCCAATGCTCTCATTGAGAAAAAACTGGGTAAATCCGCCACCACACGCAACCTGAGGACCCTGAAAGCAATGGTCCTCATGACTGAGGAGACTTAA
- a CDS encoding TetR/AcrR family transcriptional regulator, translating to MSEIKKKKTSRDKQAEQTKQRIYETGIALFSDKGFDETSITEICRKADCSVGAFYHYFPSKDSILEETFRMADDDFNIWNTSSAQNFIGRVVVLEYMRTYAELVISSGLEFSKRFYTWKNKIFIKKGRPMQTRLTELIRDEVDLGNLKLTVSPEEGCEWLFVCARGVVFHWCLYEGDFDLKERMVETVDRALRGIEAF from the coding sequence ATGAGTGAAATCAAAAAAAAGAAAACATCCCGGGACAAACAGGCTGAACAAACAAAACAAAGAATTTATGAAACTGGAATTGCCTTATTCTCAGATAAAGGATTTGATGAAACAAGCATCACGGAGATTTGCAGGAAAGCTGACTGTTCTGTGGGAGCCTTTTACCACTATTTCCCATCAAAAGACAGCATTCTGGAAGAAACCTTCCGTATGGCTGATGACGATTTCAATATTTGGAATACCAGCAGTGCTCAGAACTTTATAGGACGGGTTGTTGTTTTGGAATATATGCGCACTTATGCAGAACTGGTCATATCAAGTGGTTTAGAATTCTCAAAGAGGTTTTACACCTGGAAGAATAAGATATTCATTAAGAAAGGCAGACCCATGCAGACTCGTCTTACAGAACTGATTCGTGATGAGGTGGATTTGGGAAATCTTAAATTGACTGTTTCTCCGGAAGAAGGTTGTGAGTGGTTGTTTGTTTGTGCGAGAGGAGTTGTTTTTCACTGGTGTCTTTATGAAGGAGATTTCGATCTGAAAGAAAGGATGGTGGAAACAGTTGACCGAGCTTTAAGAGGTATTGAAGCTTTCTGA
- a CDS encoding flavocytochrome c, which translates to MKKILTFILVTALSVIIFGCGSKALYEPGTYTGGAPGIHGEDVVLEVTVDKKEIIEIKVIENNETPGVSDVAFERIPLAIINGQTLNVDTVSGATFSSKAIIGAATEALKKAGADIAELIEGAKTEADTVSAATEVLNADIVIIGAGGAGLAAAVSANQNGASVIVLEKMPQIGGNTIISGAAYNCADPEFQAKFGIEDSVEKHYEQTFNGGDKLGDPVLIQTLVENALPTLKWLDGMGMEFKDHIFTVLGGLWPRAHKPVKPLGTGFIETYMNYINAHDDIKIITDTKATEIYLEEGRASVVKATGPNGTVIAQGHKAVIIATGGFGNNIEMRQKYNKLWATLDESIKTTNHPGATGDGIVMAEKIGAALIGMEYIQLLPMGDPKTGSLLGNIEQGVENRIFVNKDGNRFVDEGERRDVMTKALFDQEDAYMWIVLDSHNYPTRETKNNFNESIQEMLDQGRAFEGNTIEELAGKIGVDSAKLKAAVDGFNAAVESGKPDSFGRTLFDQKIDTPPYYAGARMPTVHHTMGGIKINAKTQVIDSEGNVIPGLYAAGETTGGIHGANRLGGNALPDINVFGKIAGANAAAEQ; encoded by the coding sequence ATGAAAAAGATTCTCACTTTTATTCTGGTCACAGCATTGTCTGTAATCATTTTCGGATGTGGCAGTAAGGCTCTTTATGAACCTGGCACATATACCGGAGGAGCTCCTGGTATACATGGAGAGGATGTCGTTCTCGAAGTAACAGTCGACAAGAAAGAGATCATAGAGATCAAGGTCATTGAAAACAATGAAACACCCGGAGTATCGGATGTGGCTTTCGAGAGAATTCCTCTAGCGATCATCAATGGTCAAACACTTAATGTTGATACCGTTTCCGGAGCTACCTTCTCAAGTAAAGCCATCATTGGAGCTGCAACTGAAGCCTTAAAAAAGGCTGGTGCAGACATAGCCGAACTGATTGAAGGAGCAAAAACTGAAGCAGATACTGTTTCTGCGGCAACCGAAGTTTTAAATGCTGATATCGTTATTATCGGAGCTGGTGGTGCCGGGCTTGCGGCTGCTGTCTCTGCCAATCAGAATGGTGCTTCTGTAATCGTACTGGAAAAGATGCCTCAGATTGGTGGTAATACCATCATTTCCGGTGCTGCCTACAACTGTGCAGATCCGGAATTTCAGGCGAAATTCGGTATAGAAGACTCTGTGGAAAAGCATTATGAGCAGACCTTCAACGGCGGTGACAAATTGGGAGACCCTGTTCTTATCCAAACATTGGTAGAGAACGCCCTCCCCACACTAAAGTGGCTGGACGGTATGGGAATGGAGTTCAAAGATCATATCTTTACCGTACTGGGCGGTCTCTGGCCAAGAGCTCACAAGCCGGTTAAGCCTCTGGGAACTGGATTTATCGAAACCTATATGAACTATATCAATGCTCATGATGACATTAAGATTATCACTGATACCAAAGCAACTGAAATCTACCTGGAAGAAGGAAGAGCCAGTGTAGTTAAAGCCACGGGTCCAAACGGAACAGTTATTGCTCAAGGTCATAAAGCTGTAATCATTGCTACCGGAGGATTCGGTAACAATATTGAAATGCGTCAGAAATATAACAAGCTCTGGGCTACTCTTGATGAAAGTATCAAAACAACCAACCATCCAGGTGCTACCGGTGACGGTATCGTTATGGCTGAAAAAATCGGTGCGGCTCTTATCGGAATGGAGTATATTCAGCTGCTTCCCATGGGAGACCCCAAAACCGGAAGTCTTTTAGGAAACATTGAACAAGGTGTTGAAAACCGGATATTTGTCAACAAAGACGGTAATCGATTTGTTGATGAAGGCGAAAGACGAGACGTTATGACCAAGGCTCTCTTCGATCAGGAAGATGCCTATATGTGGATTGTATTGGATTCTCATAATTATCCGACCAGAGAGACTAAAAACAACTTTAATGAATCGATACAGGAAATGCTGGATCAGGGTCGGGCTTTCGAAGGTAATACCATTGAAGAACTGGCTGGAAAGATCGGTGTGGATTCTGCCAAGCTGAAAGCCGCTGTTGATGGTTTCAATGCAGCTGTAGAATCAGGCAAACCTGATTCATTTGGACGGACTCTCTTCGATCAGAAAATCGATACTCCTCCCTACTACGCCGGCGCACGGATGCCTACGGTCCACCACACTATGGGTGGTATCAAGATCAATGCAAAAACCCAGGTTATAGATTCCGAAGGTAATGTAATTCCCGGGCTTTATGCTGCAGGTGAAACTACCGGAGGTATACATGGGGCTAACCGTCTTGGTGGTAATGCTCTTCCGGATATCAATGTATTCGGTAAAATTGCCGGAGCCAATGCGGCCGCTGAACAATAA